The following nucleotide sequence is from Acetivibrio cellulolyticus CD2.
GCACTTACCTTGATTAGAGCAAGTTCTCTGCTTACCGACTCCGATTTTGCAAGCTGTTTGATCTTTATTATGTCAATAAGCTTATTAAGCTGTTTGCTCACCTGTTCTACAACATATTCATCCCCGTCTACCACTATAGTTATCCTTGATACTTCAGGATCCTCAGTAACACCAACAGCTAAGCTGTCAATATTAAAACCTCTTCTACTGAAGAGACCAGCTACCCTTGATAAAACGCCGGGATGATTTTCTACCAGTACCGATAAAGTATGTTTAGGCATCTCTTTACCTCCCTTTATATATAAAAATAAAATTCAATTACCTTAAAGTGTAGACTCTTCGGGATCTACCAAGCACTCAAGCAGATATG
It contains:
- the ilvN gene encoding acetolactate synthase small subunit, with protein sequence MPKHTLSVLVENHPGVLSRVAGLFSRRGFNIDSLAVGVTEDPEVSRITIVVDGDEYVVEQVSKQLNKLIDIIKIKQLAKSESVSRELALIKVSADASTRAEIIQIVEIFRAKIVDVSKNTLTIEISGGTEKVAALEDMLKQFGIKEIVRTGTIAIERGNRYIKAKNNDKE